One part of the Pandoraea faecigallinarum genome encodes these proteins:
- a CDS encoding phage tail protein, with amino-acid sequence MPSSPFDPYPPSAFHFRVMFASTAGAVDASFRDVSGISTEVDTESVPEGGENRFVHTLPKGVKHPPLELKRGIASVTSPLVMWCRSVFEGEFIVPIRPQSLMVQLLDELHLPIRIWTFANAYPVKWEIESFGSTKNEVAIEKIVLSYTYSTRMA; translated from the coding sequence ATGCCGTCATCGCCGTTCGATCCCTATCCGCCGTCCGCCTTTCACTTCCGTGTGATGTTCGCCTCCACGGCGGGCGCCGTCGATGCGTCGTTTCGGGACGTCTCCGGCATCAGTACGGAAGTCGATACCGAATCGGTGCCGGAGGGCGGCGAGAACCGGTTCGTCCACACGCTGCCCAAAGGCGTGAAGCATCCGCCTCTGGAACTCAAACGCGGCATTGCCTCCGTGACGTCGCCGCTGGTGATGTGGTGCCGTTCGGTGTTCGAAGGCGAGTTCATCGTGCCGATACGGCCGCAGTCGCTGATGGTGCAGTTGCTCGACGAACTGCATCTGCCGATTCGCATCTGGACGTTCGCGAACGCTTATCCGGTGAAGTGGGAAATCGAGAGTTTCGGCTCGACCAAAAACGAAGTCGCCATCGAGAAGATCGTGTTGAGCTACACATACTCGACGCGCATGGCGTAA
- the vgrG gene encoding type VI secretion system tip protein VgrG, with product MADSPALNTSAVLKLSITSNGNAIADTIRVIAVDIERAVGRVCQARIDILDGDMPDNDFPVSDLETFAPGAAIVISAGYGSSAMPIFDGVVIRHSIRISERNEARLVVECRHKAVKMTIGCNNANYVDMKDSDILSQLIEKAGATADVAATTTQHKEIVQFYSTDWDFMLLRAEANGALVIADDNGTVIVKAPQTSSAAVLKVTYGIDLMSFSADIDARTQLQSVVAAAWDPGTQAMVQQTSAPVSLYAQGNLSASTLAAVAGPSTFRLQSTVPVPSDDLRSWGDATQMRAALARIRGRMSFQGSALAKPGAMIELAGVGKRFSGSVFVSGVQHRISDGNWITEVEFGMSPERFSERRGASDVMASGLLPGVGGLQIGKVMKLDADPESQYRIQVAVQVLQAETVGVWARLASFYGSSDIGAFFIPEIGDEVILGYLNGDPSYPVVLGSVYSSQRKMPYELTAENYTKALWTKGLLKVIFDDEKKVITLVTPQKNTIEMSDDARSICLTDQNGNKIRMTPDGITLDSPKDIVINAQGKVSISALGNIEQSAKADLKSEALNITSTANVGFTAKGSATAELSASGQTTVKGALVMIN from the coding sequence ATGGCCGATTCTCCCGCCCTCAATACCAGCGCCGTGCTCAAGCTCTCCATCACGAGCAACGGCAACGCCATTGCCGACACGATTCGCGTGATTGCCGTGGACATCGAGCGTGCCGTCGGTCGCGTGTGCCAGGCACGCATCGACATTCTCGACGGCGACATGCCCGACAACGACTTCCCCGTCAGCGATCTGGAAACGTTCGCGCCGGGCGCGGCCATCGTTATCAGTGCAGGGTATGGGTCGAGTGCGATGCCGATCTTCGACGGTGTGGTGATCCGTCACAGCATACGGATTTCCGAGCGGAACGAGGCGCGGCTGGTCGTGGAGTGTCGCCACAAGGCCGTGAAGATGACGATCGGCTGCAACAACGCCAATTACGTCGACATGAAGGACAGTGACATTCTGAGCCAGTTGATCGAGAAGGCCGGGGCGACGGCGGACGTGGCGGCGACGACCACGCAGCACAAGGAAATCGTGCAGTTCTACAGCACCGACTGGGACTTCATGCTGCTGCGGGCCGAAGCGAACGGCGCGCTGGTCATCGCCGACGACAACGGCACGGTCATCGTCAAGGCACCCCAGACGTCGTCGGCGGCGGTACTGAAGGTGACTTACGGTATCGACCTCATGTCGTTCTCGGCGGACATCGACGCGCGTACGCAATTACAAAGCGTGGTTGCCGCGGCGTGGGACCCTGGCACGCAGGCCATGGTGCAGCAGACCTCTGCGCCGGTCTCGCTCTACGCGCAGGGCAACCTGAGTGCGTCGACGTTGGCCGCCGTGGCGGGGCCGTCGACGTTCCGTCTGCAATCGACGGTGCCGGTGCCGTCGGATGACCTCAGGTCCTGGGGCGACGCGACCCAAATGCGCGCGGCGCTTGCGCGAATTCGCGGGCGAATGTCGTTTCAGGGCAGCGCGCTGGCCAAACCGGGCGCGATGATCGAACTGGCAGGCGTGGGGAAACGGTTCAGCGGCAGTGTCTTCGTGAGTGGCGTGCAGCATCGCATCTCGGACGGCAACTGGATTACGGAAGTCGAGTTCGGCATGTCGCCGGAGCGCTTTTCCGAGCGTCGCGGGGCGAGTGACGTCATGGCGTCCGGGCTGCTGCCCGGCGTGGGCGGGTTGCAGATTGGCAAGGTCATGAAGCTCGATGCGGACCCCGAGAGTCAGTACCGCATTCAGGTCGCCGTGCAGGTCTTGCAGGCGGAGACGGTCGGCGTATGGGCGCGGCTGGCGAGTTTCTACGGATCTTCGGACATCGGAGCGTTCTTCATTCCGGAAATCGGTGACGAGGTGATTCTCGGATACCTCAACGGCGATCCGTCCTATCCGGTGGTGCTGGGGAGCGTCTACAGCAGCCAGCGCAAAATGCCGTACGAACTGACGGCCGAAAATTACACCAAGGCGCTGTGGACGAAGGGCCTGCTCAAGGTGATCTTCGACGACGAGAAGAAGGTCATTACGCTGGTGACCCCGCAGAAGAACACCATCGAGATGAGCGACGACGCCAGGTCGATCTGCCTGACCGACCAGAACGGCAACAAGATCCGGATGACGCCGGACGGCATCACGCTCGACAGCCCCAAGGACATTGTCATCAACGCGCAGGGCAAGGTCAGCATCAGCGCGCTCGGAAACATCGAGCAGTCCGCGAAGGCCGATCTCAAGAGCGAAGCACTCAACATCACGAGCACCGCCAATGTCGGTTTTACGGCGAAGGGATCGGCCACCGCGGAGTTGTCCGCGAGCGGGCAGACGACGGTCAAGGGAGCGCTGGTGATGATCAACTGA
- a CDS encoding DUF5908 family protein has protein sequence MPIEIGHLSIKSTVVQRAADHAGLPATMEDESATTYTFDEQARSELLAQCRALVREMLERARER, from the coding sequence ATGCCAATCGAAATCGGCCATCTAAGCATCAAATCGACGGTGGTGCAGCGCGCGGCGGACCACGCCGGCCTGCCGGCCACCATGGAAGACGAGTCCGCAACGACTTACACGTTCGACGAACAGGCGCGCAGCGAACTGCTTGCGCAATGCCGCGCGCTGGTGCGCGAGATGCTCGAACGTGCGAGGGAGCGCTAA
- a CDS encoding PAAR domain-containing protein, with translation MPMAARLTDMHTCPMQTPAVPAPIPHVGGPIIGPCVPTVLVGKLPAAVVTDNCICVGPPDSIVMGSTTVMIGGKPAARVGDTCAHGGAIVMGCPTVMIGG, from the coding sequence ATGCCGATGGCCGCCAGACTGACCGACATGCACACCTGCCCGATGCAGACGCCTGCCGTACCGGCGCCGATTCCTCACGTCGGCGGCCCGATCATCGGCCCGTGCGTACCGACCGTGCTTGTCGGCAAGCTGCCTGCGGCGGTCGTGACGGACAACTGCATCTGCGTCGGGCCGCCGGACAGCATCGTCATGGGTTCGACGACCGTCATGATCGGCGGCAAACCGGCCGCTCGCGTTGGCGACACGTGCGCCCATGGCGGCGCGATCGTCATGGGCTGTCCGACGGTGATGATCGGCGGGTGA
- a CDS encoding DUF4255 domain-containing protein produces the protein MINAAVSHLTGRLNEYLRQAYALTEDIATMSGLVDVNGQAVANTNNRLVVILTHIERDTGPVRKGIAGDAGNARQSLGVAPLYLNLYLMVAANFTGGNYEDALKLVSGAIAFFQRHPVFDHRSSPSLDPRIDRLVLEIENLNIRELSNLWTMLGGRYLPSVLYKVRLMAPDTDDITGTVPTVRAPVPALNH, from the coding sequence ATGATTAACGCTGCTGTGAGCCACCTGACAGGGCGGCTTAACGAATATCTCAGGCAAGCCTACGCGCTCACCGAAGACATCGCGACGATGTCCGGGCTGGTCGACGTCAACGGACAGGCCGTCGCAAACACGAACAACCGTCTGGTTGTCATTCTCACGCATATCGAACGGGATACCGGACCGGTGCGCAAGGGCATTGCCGGGGATGCGGGCAATGCGCGCCAATCGCTCGGCGTCGCACCGCTTTATCTGAATCTCTATCTGATGGTCGCCGCCAATTTCACCGGCGGTAATTACGAAGACGCCCTGAAACTCGTCTCCGGCGCCATCGCCTTCTTCCAACGCCATCCGGTTTTCGACCATCGATCCTCGCCGTCGCTCGATCCCCGTATCGACCGTCTCGTGCTCGAGATCGAAAACCTGAATATCCGCGAACTCAGCAATCTCTGGACGATGCTCGGCGGCAGGTATCTGCCGTCCGTACTTTACAAAGTGCGTTTGATGGCGCCGGACACCGACGACATCACCGGCACTGTGCCGACCGTGCGCGCGCCGGTGCCGGCGCTCAATCACTGA
- a CDS encoding phage tail protein translates to MADDGSKQSTTVWPLPKFYFQVKWDSQVMSFQEVSGLDVQSEEIKYRHGDSPEFSVIKMPGMKKYGNVTMKKGVFKSDNKFWDWFNQIKMNTIKRVPVTISLLDEAGKPTMVWTLANAWPTKITGTDLKSEGNEVAIETIEIVHEGLTIANS, encoded by the coding sequence ATGGCAGACGATGGTTCGAAACAATCCACCACGGTTTGGCCCCTTCCGAAGTTCTACTTCCAGGTGAAGTGGGATTCGCAGGTCATGTCGTTTCAGGAAGTCAGCGGACTTGACGTCCAGTCCGAAGAAATCAAGTACCGCCATGGCGATAGCCCGGAATTCTCCGTCATCAAGATGCCGGGCATGAAGAAGTACGGCAACGTGACCATGAAGAAGGGCGTGTTCAAGTCCGATAACAAGTTCTGGGACTGGTTCAACCAGATCAAGATGAACACGATCAAACGGGTGCCGGTCACGATCAGTCTGCTCGACGAGGCGGGCAAGCCCACGATGGTCTGGACGCTCGCCAACGCATGGCCCACGAAGATCACCGGCACCGATCTGAAGTCCGAAGGCAACGAAGTCGCCATCGAGACCATCGAGATCGTGCACGAAGGTCTGACGATCGCCAACAGCTGA
- a CDS encoding phage tail sheath family protein, whose translation MAQYKTPGVYVVEQNAFPNSVVEVATAVPAFIGYTQFADNKGTPLAGTPWRISSMAEFLMYFGGPPPTTYSLDAVAAGKAAADAPADAGGDAGGGDAAPARPVVTDLFIGAVGARKPFKFTAQAKEYLLYYSMLLFFQNGGGPCYIVSVGTYADGDVDSDKLTAGIDALVKEQEPTMVLVPDAVRLSRQDCAKVQTHMLQHCGYTMRNRFAILDVFDGMWDRQAPGGDCITNFRDDVGTSFLDFGAAYYPWVNTSIVTDKDLDFTKIANPAQLQTLITAELDAVINPPASASPADKAKAAQVKSVVAKLTRAAPAAQGDAGTAPADGGDAKAAAPMSKDDIATLHKTLSVISNVYVQVLQALQKKVNLMPPAAGMAGLYTLVDNTRGVWKAPANISLNGVVSPSVNISNADQEDLNVPTSGKSVNAIRSFIGEGVLVWGARTLDGNSLDWRYLSVRRTMIMIEESLRLACKAYVFEPNTANTWVTIKSMVRNFLTSVWKRGGLAGASPDDAFQVFVGLGETMTGEDILEGMLKVTVLVAVSRPAEFIELTFQQQMQKS comes from the coding sequence ATGGCGCAATACAAAACACCAGGCGTGTACGTAGTCGAGCAAAACGCATTTCCCAACTCCGTGGTCGAAGTCGCCACGGCGGTGCCCGCGTTCATCGGCTACACGCAATTCGCCGACAACAAGGGCACACCGCTTGCCGGTACGCCGTGGCGTATCAGCTCGATGGCCGAATTCCTCATGTACTTCGGTGGACCGCCGCCGACCACCTATTCGCTCGATGCCGTCGCAGCCGGCAAGGCCGCCGCCGATGCTCCGGCCGACGCCGGTGGCGATGCCGGCGGCGGGGACGCGGCGCCCGCACGTCCGGTCGTCACCGATCTCTTCATCGGCGCCGTGGGCGCGCGCAAGCCATTCAAGTTCACGGCGCAAGCGAAGGAGTATCTGCTGTACTACAGCATGCTGCTCTTCTTCCAGAACGGCGGTGGCCCGTGCTACATCGTCTCGGTCGGCACCTACGCCGACGGCGACGTCGATTCGGACAAGCTGACGGCGGGCATCGACGCACTCGTCAAGGAGCAGGAGCCGACGATGGTGCTCGTGCCGGATGCCGTGCGTCTTTCGCGTCAGGACTGCGCCAAGGTGCAGACGCACATGCTCCAGCATTGCGGTTACACCATGCGTAACCGGTTCGCGATTCTCGACGTATTCGACGGCATGTGGGACCGCCAGGCGCCCGGCGGCGACTGCATCACGAACTTCCGCGACGACGTCGGCACGTCGTTCCTCGATTTCGGTGCGGCGTACTACCCGTGGGTCAACACGTCCATCGTGACGGACAAGGATCTCGACTTCACGAAGATTGCCAATCCGGCGCAACTCCAGACACTGATCACGGCGGAACTCGACGCAGTCATCAACCCGCCCGCAAGCGCGTCGCCCGCCGACAAGGCGAAAGCGGCGCAGGTCAAATCGGTTGTTGCCAAGTTGACGAGGGCGGCCCCCGCCGCGCAGGGCGACGCCGGCACGGCCCCGGCCGATGGCGGCGATGCCAAGGCTGCGGCGCCAATGTCGAAGGACGACATCGCCACGCTGCACAAGACGTTGAGCGTCATCAGCAACGTCTACGTTCAGGTGCTTCAGGCGCTTCAGAAGAAAGTCAACCTGATGCCACCGGCCGCGGGCATGGCGGGGCTGTACACGCTCGTCGACAACACCCGCGGCGTGTGGAAGGCACCCGCGAACATCAGCCTGAACGGTGTCGTTTCGCCGAGCGTGAACATCTCCAACGCCGATCAGGAAGACCTGAACGTGCCGACTTCGGGCAAGTCCGTCAACGCGATTCGCAGCTTCATCGGCGAAGGGGTGCTCGTCTGGGGCGCGCGTACGCTCGACGGCAACAGCCTTGACTGGCGCTACCTGAGCGTGCGCCGCACGATGATCATGATCGAGGAATCGCTGCGCCTGGCCTGCAAGGCCTACGTGTTCGAGCCGAACACCGCCAACACGTGGGTGACGATCAAGAGCATGGTGCGCAACTTTCTCACCAGTGTGTGGAAGCGCGGCGGGCTGGCGGGGGCGAGCCCGGACGACGCCTTCCAGGTGTTCGTCGGATTGGGCGAGACGATGACCGGCGAGGACATTCTCGAAGGCATGCTCAAGGTGACGGTGCTGGTGGCAGTGAGCCGTCCGGCCGAGTTCATCGAGCTGACGTTCCAGCAACAGATGCAGAAGTCCTGA